The following coding sequences are from one Lolium rigidum isolate FL_2022 chromosome 6, APGP_CSIRO_Lrig_0.1, whole genome shotgun sequence window:
- the LOC124667331 gene encoding coenzyme Q-binding protein COQ10 homolog, mitochondrial has translation MLPCARSALRRRGLALLRGRAEGGREALANARCAATVAGRGAGVGRWPDPPARTRLGGRWPAASQTRSFLGCGDGAEGSVLSKVYEERRVMGYSPEQMYAVVAAVDLYEDFVPWCQRSRVIRRYDNGSFDAELEIGFKFLVESYVSHVEMEKPKYIKTTASQSGLFDHLINVWEFKPGPTPGTCDLYFLVDFKFQSPLYRQVASMFFKEVVSKLVGSFSDRCFRIYGPAVPVLEKSYGQGR, from the exons ATGCTGCCGTGCGCGCGGTCGGCGCTGCGGAGGCGGGGCCTGGCCCTCCTGCGCGGGCGCGCGGAGGGCGGGCGGGAGGCGCTCGCCAATGCCAGGTGCGCGGCCACGGTGGCCGGCCGCGGGGCCGGGGTCGGCCGCTGGCCCGATCCGCCGGCGCGCACCCGGTTAGGCGGCCGGTGGCCCGCGGCCTCGCAGACGAGGTCCTTCCTCGGGTGCGGCGACGGGGCGGAGGGCAGCGTCCTCTCCAAGGTCTACGAGGAGCGGCGCGTCATGGG GTACTCGCCGGAGCAGATGTACGCCGTCGTCGCGGCCGTGGACCTCTACGAGGATTTCGTGCCCTGGTGCCAGCGCTCCAGGGTTATTAGGCGCTACGACAATGGCTCGTTTGACGCCGAGCTCGAAATCGGGTTCAAGTTCCTTGTTGAGAGCTATGTCTCTCATGTGGAGATGGAGAAGCCCAAGTACATCAAG ACGACAGCGTCTCAAAGTGGGCTTTTCGATCACTTGATAAACGTTTGGGAATTCAAGCCTGGTCCTACTCCTGGAACCTGTGACCTATACTTCTTAGTGGATTTTAAGTTCCAGTCACCCCTATATCGTCAG GTTGCTTCCATGTTCTTCAAGGAAGTTGTTTCCAAGCTTGTGGGATCATTTAGTGATCGATGTTTTAGAATTTATGGACCTGCCGTTCCTGTGCTGGAAAAATCTTATGGGCAAGGAAGGTAG